TTTCCGTGGAGCGCTATCTGGCCGGAACCCAGACCCCGGTCTTCTTCGGCAGCGCCATCAACAACTTCGGCGTGCAGGAAATGCTGGACACCTTCGTGGAGCTGGCCCCCTGCCCCCGCCCACGGGCGACCCTGACCCGCGAGGTTTCGCCTTTCGAAGAAGAATTCTCGGGCGTGGTCTTCAAGATCCAGGCGAACATGGACAAAGCCCATCGCGACCGCATCGCCTTCATGCGCATCTGCTCGGGCAAATACGAAAAGGGCATGAAGATCCGCCACCATCGCATCGGCAAGGACGTGCAGATCAGTAACGCCACCATCTTCATGGCCCAGGACCGCACGGGTGTGGAGGAAGCCTTCGCTGGCGACATCATCGGCCTGCACAACCACGGAACCATCAAGATCGGCGATACCTTCAGCCAGAAGGAAGAGCTTAAATTCACGGGCATCCCGAGCTTCGCGCCCGAACATTTCCGCAAGGTCATCTTAAAGAGCCCGCTCAAGACCAAGCAACTGCAAAAAGGCCTCCAGCAGCTCGCCGAAGAGGGCGCGGTGCAGGTGTTTCGCCCCATGCTCGGCAATGAATATATCCTTGGCGCGGTGGGCGTGTTGCAGTTTGACGTGATCATTTCACGCCTTAAAGATGAATATGCCGTGGACGCCATCTACACGCCGGTCAACCTGTCGGCGGCGAGATGGGTGCACTCGGACGACAAGGCCCTGTTCGAGCGTTTCCAGAAAGAACTCTACTCGTCCCTGGCCACGGACTCCGAAGGCAACCTGGCCCTGCTTACCGACAGCACCTGGAGACTTGAGTACATCATGGAGCAGTGGCCGGACATCACCTTCCACACCACACGGGAAAAAAACTAGGCGCAGCTGGCGATCTATGGTTTTATTTTTGGCGTTTTTTCTTCTGCTTCTGCTCCCCGGCGAAGCGCTTGCCTGGGGACCGGGGGTGCACATGGCCATCGGCAACCATGTCCTGACCCACCTGCACCTTCTCGCCCCGGCAGTTGCCGCCGTGCTGGTGGCGCACCCCGAACAGTTCCTGTACGGATGCCTGTCGGCAGACATTTTCATCGGCAAGGGCAGCACGTTCACCCCCACCCACTCCCATAACTGGGACAC
This DNA window, taken from Desulfomicrobium sp. ZS1, encodes the following:
- a CDS encoding peptide chain release factor 3; translated protein: MSALAREIRQNVEKRRTFGIISHPDAGKTTLTEKLLLFGGAITMAGTVKSRKATRHATSDWMKMEQERGISVTTSVMKFEYGGYDINLLDTPGHEDFSEDTYRVLTAVDSALLVIDSAKGVEAQTKKLMDVCRMRNTPIMTFINKLDRDGLDPLDLLADIEDHLGIECAPLSWPIGMGKGFKGTYSIYKKKIHLFSATHGGRIQQGVVIDDVFDPKLDEMLGLEAQDLRRDLELLEGAGTPFSVERYLAGTQTPVFFGSAINNFGVQEMLDTFVELAPCPRPRATLTREVSPFEEEFSGVVFKIQANMDKAHRDRIAFMRICSGKYEKGMKIRHHRIGKDVQISNATIFMAQDRTGVEEAFAGDIIGLHNHGTIKIGDTFSQKEELKFTGIPSFAPEHFRKVILKSPLKTKQLQKGLQQLAEEGAVQVFRPMLGNEYILGAVGVLQFDVIISRLKDEYAVDAIYTPVNLSAARWVHSDDKALFERFQKELYSSLATDSEGNLALLTDSTWRLEYIMEQWPDITFHTTREKN